The proteins below are encoded in one region of Paenibacillus sp. YYML68:
- a CDS encoding extracellular solute-binding protein: protein MKKKTRSFALLAALLAFSSVVSACGGGKESTGNQAGDQGGKEGTANSGKVVEIVAWDMPQDGDVLKPFWEQTFKEFEAKNPNIKIKHVAPTLTKEREQFMTAVVGGEQPDLYNNAFPDMESYIDKGIPADITSLWQQYKEKDKFLPSAMAAATRDGKIYGIPSFMYVTGLAYNKKMFADAGVDANAALKDWNSFGEAAQKLSSADKGTYGYALLGMDWADWFFEYYVWQAGGDLTERQKDGSVKLTFTSEPAVQALQYYKDLKFKYKATQKNVVQSLDENLNDFYQGRAASMISASNWFGNMVSNGMDIENIGFSALPAGPGGSSPAQVGGAIWILNPKASPEKQQAAFQYATYLVSKEVQDNLLKYQSENGIFPNLLNVRSDVDASDHVKGMPEELVKNVQKAADEGRLEYFLKARLSPYVVKAIQQVLLEDGLDPKKVMQAAQDLAQREVADKYNAEIKK from the coding sequence ATGAAGAAGAAAACAAGATCGTTTGCCCTTCTCGCAGCCTTGCTCGCATTCTCGTCTGTTGTTAGCGCTTGCGGCGGAGGCAAGGAGAGCACAGGTAATCAAGCTGGTGACCAAGGCGGTAAAGAGGGTACAGCGAATTCTGGTAAGGTCGTGGAGATCGTAGCTTGGGATATGCCGCAGGATGGTGATGTGCTCAAGCCGTTCTGGGAGCAGACGTTCAAGGAGTTCGAAGCGAAAAATCCGAACATCAAAATCAAGCACGTTGCACCGACGCTGACGAAGGAGCGCGAGCAGTTCATGACCGCGGTCGTCGGCGGTGAGCAGCCGGACCTGTACAACAACGCATTCCCGGATATGGAGTCGTACATCGATAAGGGCATCCCGGCCGATATTACGAGCCTGTGGCAGCAATACAAGGAGAAGGACAAGTTCCTTCCATCCGCCATGGCTGCAGCTACAAGAGACGGCAAAATATACGGTATTCCGAGCTTCATGTATGTGACAGGACTTGCCTATAACAAAAAAATGTTCGCAGACGCAGGTGTAGATGCGAACGCAGCGTTGAAGGACTGGAATTCGTTCGGTGAGGCTGCACAGAAGCTGTCGAGCGCGGATAAAGGCACCTACGGCTACGCGCTGCTCGGGATGGATTGGGCCGACTGGTTCTTCGAGTATTACGTCTGGCAGGCGGGCGGCGACTTGACGGAGCGTCAGAAGGATGGTTCTGTGAAGCTGACCTTCACCAGCGAGCCAGCGGTTCAAGCGCTGCAATATTACAAGGATCTGAAGTTCAAGTACAAGGCGACGCAGAAGAACGTCGTTCAGAGCCTGGATGAGAACTTGAATGACTTCTACCAGGGACGTGCGGCATCGATGATCTCAGCGTCTAACTGGTTCGGCAACATGGTATCGAACGGCATGGACATTGAGAACATCGGCTTCTCTGCGCTTCCAGCAGGTCCAGGCGGATCGTCTCCGGCACAGGTAGGCGGCGCGATCTGGATTCTGAACCCGAAGGCATCGCCTGAGAAGCAACAGGCAGCGTTCCAGTATGCGACGTACCTCGTGTCCAAGGAAGTGCAGGACAACCTGCTCAAGTACCAGAGCGAGAACGGCATCTTCCCGAATCTCTTGAACGTGCGCAGCGACGTTGACGCTTCCGATCATGTGAAGGGCATGCCGGAGGAGCTGGTGAAGAACGTACAGAAGGCAGCGGACGAAGGTCGCCTCGAGTACTTCCTGAAGGCACGTCTTAGCCCTTATGTCGTGAAGGCGATTCAGCAAGTATTGCTGGAGGATGGTCTTGATCCGAAGAAGGTGATGCAGGCTGCTCAAGATCTTGCGCAGCGTGAGGTTGCTGATAAGTATAATGCAGAAATAAAAAAATAA
- a CDS encoding carbohydrate ABC transporter permease, translated as MKPTSKPATQENVQASQSRIREKGSKSLKITAYVVTIFFMISAVIPILWMMSSALKTEKEINSYPPKWLPTVPSSLQVTIDYSGQPLQDELYYEIDSMEASWYPWMKNIRESIGEVIVTGVRDGKMLYRAETISASFFVGQSRIVPTTIFNEKMMERKLPLIREKSYSSFEWMGAEGKAADGAATTATDGLAKRFSDFYGSSKLIGGKVTSIAEQPAYSRMLDSFIALNKFAVDTAGPRGFAQYFQNSAIITIASVLVQMILGGMAGYALAHLINSKKWKFFWVMFFLATIMIPDISLLLPLYLLMKDLGLTNSLLAVILPHTAWGIVIFLFKGFFDQLSKEVLQAARIDGASEFRTFSQIVVPLSVPIFTTVGVMTFIPVWNEFLWPLVVNSDAQYWTFTVALNDLQNQPAVMQNMLMASSLISMLPLLVIFLFAQKYIEKGVAFTGVKG; from the coding sequence ATGAAACCAACCTCAAAGCCTGCAACGCAAGAGAACGTTCAAGCTTCTCAGTCCCGAATTCGGGAAAAAGGAAGCAAGTCGCTCAAAATAACAGCGTATGTCGTGACCATCTTCTTCATGATTAGTGCGGTCATTCCGATTCTGTGGATGATGTCGTCTGCGCTGAAGACGGAGAAGGAGATCAACTCGTATCCGCCGAAGTGGCTGCCGACCGTGCCGTCCTCGCTTCAGGTTACGATTGATTATAGCGGTCAGCCGCTCCAGGATGAGCTGTACTACGAGATTGATTCGATGGAAGCCTCTTGGTATCCGTGGATGAAAAATATTCGCGAGAGCATCGGCGAGGTGATCGTAACCGGTGTGCGTGACGGCAAGATGCTCTATCGCGCCGAGACGATCTCTGCTTCGTTCTTCGTCGGCCAATCGCGTATCGTACCGACGACGATCTTCAACGAGAAGATGATGGAGCGTAAGCTGCCATTAATTCGGGAGAAGAGCTACTCGTCCTTCGAATGGATGGGCGCTGAGGGGAAGGCGGCCGATGGGGCAGCGACTACAGCGACCGATGGCTTGGCCAAGCGCTTCTCCGACTTCTACGGCTCGAGCAAGCTGATCGGCGGCAAGGTGACAAGCATTGCAGAGCAGCCTGCCTACTCCCGTATGCTCGACAGCTTCATTGCGCTCAACAAGTTCGCTGTCGATACGGCTGGACCGCGCGGCTTCGCACAATATTTCCAGAATAGCGCTATCATTACGATCGCAAGTGTGCTCGTACAGATGATATTGGGCGGTATGGCTGGCTATGCGCTGGCGCATCTCATTAACAGCAAGAAGTGGAAGTTCTTCTGGGTCATGTTCTTCCTTGCGACGATTATGATTCCGGATATATCGCTGCTGCTGCCGTTGTACCTGTTGATGAAGGACCTCGGACTGACGAACTCGCTTCTCGCCGTCATTTTACCGCATACCGCATGGGGTATTGTTATCTTCCTGTTCAAGGGCTTCTTCGATCAACTCTCGAAGGAAGTGCTGCAGGCTGCGCGCATTGACGGCGCCTCCGAGTTCCGTACGTTCTCGCAGATCGTCGTTCCGCTGTCGGTTCCGATCTTCACGACGGTGGGAGTGATGACGTTCATTCCGGTCTGGAACGAGTTTCTGTGGCCGCTTGTCGTCAATAGCGATGCACAATATTGGACGTTCACCGTTGCGCTGAATGATCTGCAGAATCAGCCTGCGGTCATGCAGAACATGCTAATGGCGAGCTCGCTCATCTCGATGCTGCCGCTGCTGGTGATCTTCCTGTTTGCCCAGAAGTATATCGAGAAGGGTGTAGCCTTTACGGGAGTGAAGGGGTAA
- a CDS encoding mandelate racemase/muconate lactonizing enzyme family protein has protein sequence MANGKQITDIVTQYFQIPLSEQLGDARHGIHSHFELITVTIVQANGAKGVGYTYTGGVGGRAICHMIEHDLKPFMLGKDASCVEKHWEEMNWKIHYVGRGGIASFAISAIDIALWDLRGKSMDEPLWKLLGGNDSSTKAYAGAIDLNFSMEKLLANIQSYMDQGFQAVKIKLGQERLMDDIERVAAVRELIGPEKVFMVDANMKWSVETAIKAAKLLTPYDIYWLEEPTIPDDYSGFKRIGTEGGLALAAGENFHTVYEFVNMITCGNIDFPQPDASNIGGITGWLKVANLAYAYNLPVCTHGMQELHVSLMSAMPNASYLEVHSFPIDQYTTRPLVLKDGRAVAPDAPGTGVEFRADLLKPYESSF, from the coding sequence ATGGCTAATGGCAAACAGATTACAGATATCGTGACACAATACTTCCAGATCCCGCTGTCGGAGCAGCTGGGAGACGCAAGACATGGCATTCATTCTCACTTCGAATTAATTACAGTCACGATCGTGCAGGCCAATGGCGCCAAGGGCGTCGGCTACACGTATACAGGCGGTGTCGGCGGCCGAGCAATCTGCCACATGATCGAGCACGATCTGAAGCCGTTCATGCTGGGCAAGGATGCGAGCTGTGTGGAGAAGCATTGGGAGGAGATGAATTGGAAGATTCATTACGTTGGCCGCGGCGGCATTGCCTCCTTCGCCATCTCCGCCATTGATATCGCGCTGTGGGATTTGCGCGGCAAGAGCATGGATGAGCCGCTGTGGAAGCTGCTCGGCGGCAACGATAGCTCGACGAAGGCATACGCAGGCGCGATCGATCTCAATTTCTCGATGGAGAAGCTGCTTGCAAACATTCAGAGCTACATGGATCAAGGCTTCCAGGCTGTGAAGATCAAGCTTGGCCAAGAGCGGCTCATGGATGATATTGAGCGTGTGGCAGCTGTACGCGAGCTAATCGGCCCAGAAAAGGTGTTCATGGTCGATGCGAATATGAAGTGGTCGGTTGAAACCGCTATCAAGGCGGCGAAGCTGCTGACGCCTTATGATATTTATTGGCTGGAGGAGCCGACAATTCCTGATGATTACAGCGGCTTCAAGCGCATCGGTACCGAGGGCGGTCTGGCGCTGGCAGCTGGGGAGAATTTCCATACCGTATATGAGTTTGTTAATATGATTACATGCGGGAACATCGATTTCCCGCAGCCGGATGCGTCGAACATTGGCGGCATTACAGGCTGGCTCAAGGTGGCGAACCTTGCCTATGCGTACAACCTGCCGGTCTGCACGCACGGGATGCAGGAGCTTCACGTCAGCTTGATGTCGGCGATGCCGAATGCGTCGTATCTGGAGGTGCACAGCTTCCCGATCGATCAATATACGACGCGTCCGCTCGTCTTGAAGGACGGTAGGGCAGTCGCACCGGATGCGCCGGGTACAGGAGTCGAATTCCGCGCCGACCTGTTGAAGCCGTACGAGAGCTCGTTCTAG
- a CDS encoding sugar phosphate isomerase/epimerase, whose amino-acid sequence MKLELYKALWGMSGTFHEMLCKAAEAGYDGIESPLPAPERETEFRNALEHYSLQYIAQVFTAGEDHAASLKEQVERAATFKPVHIVSHSARDKMSELEQDRFFEQALRIEADHGIVLAHETHRHRSMFAPWTTARLLRKFPELRLTADFSHWTNVCESLLHDMEEELALAIRHTHHIHGRVGFSQGPQVPHPGAPEYTLELERFEGWWKQMLDIRAAQGEAVTTVTPEFGPVPYMHTLAFTNQPVASQWDVNEWMASRFRELFAASRA is encoded by the coding sequence ATGAAGCTGGAGCTATACAAAGCATTATGGGGCATGAGCGGCACGTTCCACGAGATGCTCTGCAAGGCAGCGGAGGCTGGCTACGACGGTATTGAATCACCCCTGCCTGCGCCAGAGCGTGAGACAGAGTTCCGCAATGCGCTTGAGCACTATTCTCTACAGTACATTGCCCAAGTATTCACAGCAGGGGAAGATCATGCAGCGAGCTTGAAGGAGCAGGTGGAGCGTGCAGCTACGTTCAAGCCTGTCCATATCGTATCGCACAGCGCCCGAGACAAGATGAGCGAGCTGGAGCAGGATCGCTTCTTCGAGCAGGCGCTGAGGATCGAGGCTGACCACGGGATCGTCCTTGCCCATGAGACGCATCGTCACCGCTCGATGTTCGCACCATGGACGACGGCTCGCTTGCTGCGCAAATTCCCAGAGCTGCGCCTTACCGCAGACTTCAGCCATTGGACGAACGTGTGCGAGTCTCTGCTGCATGACATGGAGGAGGAGCTCGCGCTTGCGATCCGTCATACGCATCATATTCATGGACGTGTCGGCTTCAGCCAAGGACCGCAGGTGCCGCATCCGGGAGCGCCGGAATATACGCTGGAGCTGGAGCGGTTCGAGGGCTGGTGGAAGCAGATGCTCGATATCCGTGCGGCTCAAGGTGAAGCGGTCACGACTGTAACGCCTGAATTCGGCCCTGTACCATATATGCATACGCTGGCGTTCACGAATCAGCCTGTAGCCAGTCAGTGGGACGTGAACGAATGGATGGCTTCCCGCTTCCGTGAGCTATTCGCAGCTTCGAGAGCGTAG
- a CDS encoding zinc-binding dehydrogenase translates to MKAAFYEGDKTIQVGAGSRREPGAGEVEIKVAYAGICGTDLHIYHGHMDHRVTKPHVMGHEMSGIIERVGEGVTDYKAGDKVTVMPLGPCGECPACQDGCSHICHRLKFMGIETDGAFQSYWTVPAGTLLPLPDSLSLQHGALIEPLAVACHDVRLGQVAPGDYAVVIGGGPIGTLIALVARAAGAKVVVAEINPYRLELLAELGFETCNPKEQDLVEYVQSATSERGADVVFEVTSSVAGAEVMTKLPKVRGRIVIVGIFSKPVPVDLHRFFWRELQLVGARVYEHEDFAKAIELSASGVLPLEKVITEVYPLEQIQSGFEKMESGGSVMKILIQCD, encoded by the coding sequence ATGAAAGCAGCGTTCTATGAAGGCGATAAGACAATTCAGGTCGGTGCGGGCTCGCGCAGGGAGCCGGGTGCAGGTGAGGTTGAGATCAAGGTAGCATACGCAGGGATCTGCGGTACAGACCTTCATATCTATCACGGACATATGGACCATCGCGTCACGAAGCCGCATGTGATGGGGCATGAGATGTCCGGCATTATTGAGCGTGTGGGCGAAGGAGTAACAGACTATAAGGCGGGCGACAAGGTGACGGTGATGCCGCTTGGACCATGCGGCGAATGTCCGGCTTGTCAGGATGGCTGCAGCCACATCTGTCACCGTCTGAAGTTCATGGGCATCGAGACAGATGGCGCGTTCCAGTCGTACTGGACCGTACCTGCGGGCACTCTGCTTCCGCTTCCGGACTCTCTGAGTCTGCAGCATGGCGCGCTGATCGAGCCGCTGGCTGTCGCTTGTCACGATGTGCGTCTCGGTCAAGTGGCGCCTGGCGATTATGCAGTCGTCATCGGCGGCGGTCCGATCGGCACGCTGATCGCGCTCGTGGCGCGTGCGGCTGGCGCGAAGGTCGTCGTAGCCGAGATCAATCCGTATCGTCTCGAGCTGCTCGCCGAGCTCGGCTTCGAGACGTGCAACCCGAAGGAGCAGGATCTGGTCGAGTATGTGCAGTCCGCTACCTCTGAGCGTGGGGCAGATGTCGTATTCGAGGTCACGTCGTCGGTAGCTGGCGCTGAGGTGATGACGAAGCTTCCGAAGGTGCGGGGCCGTATCGTCATCGTCGGTATATTCAGCAAGCCGGTGCCGGTTGACCTGCATCGCTTCTTCTGGAGAGAGCTGCAGCTGGTCGGCGCACGCGTATACGAGCATGAAGACTTCGCGAAGGCCATCGAGCTGTCGGCTAGCGGCGTACTGCCGCTTGAGAAGGTCATTACAGAAGTATACCCGCTGGAGCAGATTCAGTCCGGCTTCGAGAAGATGGAGTCTGGCGGCAGTGTGATGAAGATTCTGATTCAATGTGACTAA
- a CDS encoding SDR family NAD(P)-dependent oxidoreductase, with protein MVNKVAMVTGAASGIGRGIAEVLLRSGYRVAVLDWNAEDGERVLHEWSAYGEQVCFIRTDVSKEADIGSAVEQTERQWGTIDVLVNNVGTHYYKPVEDVTLADWERVMTTDLRGYFLLIQRVLPIMKRSGGGSIINITSVHANVTFPNYSTYAAIKGGVVAMTRSMALEFAPHRIRVNAILPGLTRNAGIDRYLASFTPEERQSKEHEMTSSIPLGRMAEPQDIGEAVAFLASDKASFITGASLVIDGGASVRLHS; from the coding sequence ATGGTGAACAAGGTCGCGATGGTGACTGGAGCTGCGAGCGGCATTGGTCGGGGGATAGCCGAGGTGCTGCTTCGCAGCGGGTATCGTGTAGCGGTGCTGGACTGGAATGCCGAAGATGGCGAGCGTGTGCTCCATGAGTGGTCTGCTTACGGCGAGCAAGTGTGCTTCATAAGGACGGACGTGTCCAAGGAGGCGGATATTGGCTCAGCTGTTGAGCAGACGGAGCGGCAGTGGGGGACCATCGATGTGCTGGTCAACAACGTAGGCACGCATTATTACAAGCCGGTCGAGGACGTAACGCTCGCCGATTGGGAGCGCGTCATGACGACGGATCTGAGGGGATATTTCCTGCTCATTCAGCGCGTCTTGCCGATCATGAAGCGGAGCGGAGGCGGGTCGATCATCAATATTACGTCGGTTCATGCGAATGTCACCTTTCCGAATTATTCGACCTATGCGGCGATCAAGGGCGGTGTCGTCGCAATGACCCGCAGCATGGCGTTGGAGTTCGCACCACATCGCATTCGCGTGAATGCAATCTTACCCGGCTTGACCCGGAATGCAGGAATTGATCGATATCTCGCCTCATTCACACCAGAGGAACGTCAGAGCAAGGAACACGAGATGACGAGCAGCATTCCGCTAGGACGAATGGCCGAGCCGCAGGACATCGGGGAGGCGGTCGCATTCCTCGCAAGCGACAAGGCTTCATTCATCACAGGCGCTTCGCTCGTCATTGATGGAGGCGCTTCCGTTCGCCTTCATAGCTGA
- a CDS encoding glycoside hydrolase family 2 TIM barrel-domain containing protein, producing the protein MISIDKYWEDPKTLHIHREKARAYYIPYDSAEQAATRKRGRSPFYQTLNGAWRFQYHSSVEDVNEAFYEADYDASGWDTLLVPSCWQTNGYDQLHYSNVNYTIPCDPPYVPDENPAGLYIRDFAVAEQWEKKDKYVVFEGVNACFYLWINGQFVGYSQGSRVPAEFQIGDYLTAGVNRMAVMVLKYCDGTYLEGQDLWRYSGIFRDVYMLARDEAHIRDAFVRTSLGQDRSEASLRVELETTGSLDVYATLLGPDGHEVGARHVTVSDSGVLELSVTAPQLWSAERPVLYELYLSAGEEIIRFAVGFREIEIQDGVFRINGVPVKLKGVNRHDSHPRLGQTIPLPHMIEDLKVMKRHNINTIRTSHYPNDPRFLDLCNEYGFYVIDEADLECHGLAITDNWKNIEKGLNMQSFVDFHQLTKDAQWEQAFVDRAVRMVERDKNQPCIVIWSMGNESGYGPNHIAMARWTRERDASRPVHYEGAAPLYLGHEDVSCLDMESRMYASVPEIEAYAKDEASTKPLLLCEYSHAMGNGPGDLKDYWDVIYAEPKLMGGCVWEWCDHGIEQYTEQGERYYAYGGDFGEKPHDGNFCIDGLVAPDRTPHTGLLELKQVIAPVRIEEVQLQAGRLRLTNLYDFIDLSHLSFHWKLERDGQLLEQGVIDGLRTNPHASEEVVVPFSSASARIIDELTLTVSCCLQDETVWCSRGHEVMFAQFVPSMKREALADHVRKVSHQSIRAEEQGRMLHVAGFDFHHQFDLRKGVPTQLSRHGVELLAEPIRFNLWRAPMDNDRNMVRRWTYEGLEHTSLKVYRCDWKQESEREVTVTVDYSIGVYTRRPIVRGIATWRFDEQGGVSVQLTASVKEEIDFLPRFGLQLVMPEGMSEVEYVGYGPHESYIDKRNSVRKGKYAFRVEEMEHDYIMPQENGSRWGTDWAIVSNELGMGLHFEGAEPYSLNVSHYLPHDLTKAKHTYELERRKQTIVQLDYKMSGVGSHSCGPKLMEKYQLNDKEFTFRMDISPIFKEDE; encoded by the coding sequence ATGATATCGATTGATAAATATTGGGAAGATCCGAAGACGCTGCACATTCATCGGGAGAAGGCTCGAGCCTACTACATTCCGTATGACAGCGCTGAGCAAGCGGCCACGCGCAAGAGAGGGCGTTCCCCGTTCTACCAAACGTTAAACGGAGCCTGGAGGTTCCAATATCACTCTAGCGTGGAGGATGTGAACGAAGCCTTCTACGAAGCCGATTATGATGCCTCGGGCTGGGATACACTGCTCGTCCCTTCGTGCTGGCAAACTAACGGCTACGATCAGCTTCATTATTCGAACGTGAACTATACGATTCCGTGCGACCCTCCTTACGTGCCGGATGAGAACCCGGCGGGCTTGTACATCCGTGATTTTGCTGTGGCGGAGCAGTGGGAGAAGAAGGACAAGTACGTCGTATTCGAGGGCGTCAATGCCTGCTTCTATCTGTGGATCAACGGTCAGTTCGTTGGCTACAGCCAGGGCAGTCGGGTTCCAGCCGAGTTTCAGATCGGTGATTACCTGACAGCGGGCGTGAACCGGATGGCGGTCATGGTGCTGAAATATTGCGACGGGACGTATCTGGAGGGGCAGGATCTGTGGCGGTACTCCGGTATATTCCGTGATGTGTATATGCTCGCCCGCGACGAGGCGCACATCCGTGACGCATTCGTCCGTACTTCGCTCGGGCAAGACCGCAGCGAAGCATCGCTGCGTGTGGAGCTGGAGACGACAGGCTCGCTAGATGTCTATGCGACGCTGCTCGGACCAGATGGTCACGAGGTGGGGGCAAGACATGTGACCGTGTCTGATTCGGGAGTGTTGGAGCTGTCGGTAACAGCCCCTCAGCTGTGGAGCGCCGAGCGCCCTGTGCTGTATGAGCTGTACTTGTCTGCAGGTGAGGAGATCATTCGCTTCGCGGTCGGGTTCCGCGAGATCGAGATTCAGGATGGCGTATTCCGCATTAATGGCGTACCTGTCAAGCTAAAGGGCGTGAATCGTCACGACTCGCATCCGCGACTTGGACAGACGATCCCGCTTCCGCATATGATCGAGGACTTGAAGGTCATGAAGCGTCACAATATTAACACGATCCGAACGTCCCATTACCCGAACGACCCGCGCTTCCTCGACCTGTGCAACGAGTACGGCTTCTATGTGATCGATGAGGCCGATCTGGAATGTCACGGACTCGCGATTACGGACAATTGGAAGAACATCGAGAAAGGCTTGAACATGCAGTCGTTCGTCGACTTCCATCAGCTGACCAAGGATGCACAGTGGGAGCAAGCCTTCGTAGATCGTGCAGTGCGCATGGTCGAGCGGGACAAGAATCAGCCGTGCATCGTCATCTGGTCGATGGGCAACGAGTCCGGCTATGGGCCGAATCATATCGCAATGGCGCGATGGACGAGAGAGCGCGATGCTTCAAGACCTGTTCATTACGAAGGGGCCGCTCCTCTCTATCTTGGGCATGAGGATGTCAGCTGCCTTGACATGGAGAGCCGGATGTACGCATCGGTGCCTGAGATTGAAGCGTACGCGAAGGATGAGGCGAGCACGAAGCCGCTCTTGTTATGCGAGTACAGCCATGCGATGGGCAATGGCCCTGGTGATCTGAAGGATTACTGGGACGTCATCTATGCAGAGCCGAAGCTGATGGGCGGCTGTGTGTGGGAGTGGTGCGACCACGGCATCGAGCAGTACACCGAGCAGGGGGAGCGCTACTATGCGTATGGCGGCGATTTTGGCGAGAAGCCGCACGATGGCAACTTCTGTATCGATGGACTGGTAGCACCCGACCGTACACCGCATACCGGCTTGCTTGAGCTGAAGCAGGTCATTGCACCCGTTCGGATCGAGGAGGTTCAGCTGCAGGCAGGTCGTCTAAGGCTTACGAATCTGTATGATTTCATCGACCTGTCGCATCTGAGCTTCCACTGGAAGCTGGAGCGTGACGGTCAGCTGCTGGAGCAGGGTGTTATCGACGGGCTGCGGACGAATCCGCATGCAAGCGAGGAGGTCGTCGTGCCATTCAGCTCGGCGTCTGCTCGCATCATCGACGAGCTGACGTTGACCGTATCGTGCTGCCTGCAGGATGAGACGGTGTGGTGCAGTCGCGGGCATGAGGTCATGTTCGCGCAGTTCGTGCCTTCGATGAAGCGTGAGGCGCTGGCAGACCACGTGCGGAAGGTAAGTCATCAGTCGATCCGGGCGGAGGAGCAGGGCCGCATGCTGCACGTGGCAGGCTTCGACTTCCACCATCAGTTCGATCTGCGCAAGGGGGTGCCGACTCAGCTGTCTAGACACGGTGTCGAGCTGCTCGCAGAGCCGATTCGCTTCAACCTGTGGCGTGCACCGATGGATAATGATCGGAACATGGTCCGAAGATGGACATACGAAGGGCTGGAGCATACGTCCTTGAAGGTATATCGCTGCGACTGGAAGCAGGAGAGCGAGCGCGAGGTCACCGTGACCGTCGATTATTCGATCGGCGTCTACACGCGCAGACCGATCGTACGCGGCATCGCCACGTGGCGCTTCGATGAGCAGGGTGGCGTATCGGTACAGCTGACCGCCTCGGTGAAGGAGGAGATCGACTTCCTGCCTCGCTTCGGCCTGCAGCTCGTCATGCCGGAAGGGATGAGCGAGGTGGAATATGTCGGCTATGGTCCGCATGAGAGCTACATCGACAAGCGCAATAGCGTGCGTAAGGGGAAATATGCATTCCGCGTCGAGGAGATGGAGCACGACTATATTATGCCGCAGGAGAACGGCTCGCGGTGGGGCACCGATTGGGCCATTGTGTCCAACGAGCTCGGGATGGGACTGCACTTCGAGGGGGCGGAGCCTTACTCGCTCAATGTCTCGCATTACTTGCCGCACGATCTGACCAAGGCGAAGCATACGTATGAGCTGGAGAGACGGAAGCAGACGATTGTGCAGCTCGACTACAAGATGAGTGGCGTCGGCTCCCATTCGTGCGGTCCGAAGCTTATGGAGAAGTATCAGCTGAATGACAAAGAGTTCACGTTCCGTATGGACATCAGTCCGATCTTTAAAGAAGACGAATAG
- a CDS encoding carbohydrate ABC transporter permease, translating to MLFKYYPLLNMVYISLFDYSMINPPGHFVGFDNYTEFLASSTFWQAVSNTFIFFVLYMVLTFWIPIVQALFLTEIQKGNAFFRFMYQLPTVMPVVAGVLVWKWMYNPDFGLLNYWLGQIGLGPYLWLNDASMTKLAIVLPALFAGNGISLLLYYAAIKSIPVEILEAAKVDGAGPWKRMWTMLLPNIKFIIVIQFIAFMSTVLLAYDHIYIMTQGGPAGTTTVVSMLVVDSAFQQSRFGVSAAISVFMFIVIALLTIVQNKISEEKD from the coding sequence GTGCTGTTTAAGTATTATCCGCTGTTGAACATGGTGTATATTAGCTTGTTCGATTATAGCATGATCAATCCGCCGGGCCATTTTGTTGGGTTTGACAATTACACGGAGTTTTTGGCATCCTCTACGTTCTGGCAGGCGGTGTCGAATACGTTCATCTTCTTCGTTCTCTATATGGTGCTCACGTTCTGGATTCCGATCGTGCAGGCGTTGTTCCTGACGGAAATTCAGAAGGGCAACGCCTTCTTCCGCTTCATGTACCAGCTGCCGACGGTGATGCCTGTTGTCGCTGGCGTGCTCGTGTGGAAGTGGATGTATAATCCGGACTTCGGTCTGCTGAACTATTGGCTCGGTCAAATCGGACTCGGTCCGTACTTGTGGCTTAATGATGCGAGCATGACGAAGCTCGCGATCGTGCTGCCTGCTCTGTTTGCTGGTAACGGTATCTCCTTGCTGCTGTATTATGCAGCGATTAAATCGATCCCTGTGGAAATTCTGGAGGCGGCCAAGGTAGATGGGGCCGGACCGTGGAAGCGGATGTGGACGATGCTGCTGCCGAACATTAAGTTCATCATCGTCATCCAATTCATCGCGTTCATGTCCACCGTCCTGCTCGCTTACGATCACATATACATTATGACGCAAGGTGGTCCGGCGGGTACGACGACGGTCGTATCGATGCTGGTCGTCGATTCGGCGTTCCAGCAATCCCGCTTCGGCGTGTCGGCTGCGATCTCGGTATTCATGTTCATCGTCATCGCCCTACTGACAATTGTGCAAAATAAAATTTCCGAAGAAAAGGACTGA